A section of the Macadamia integrifolia cultivar HAES 741 chromosome 9, SCU_Mint_v3, whole genome shotgun sequence genome encodes:
- the LOC122090067 gene encoding ankyrin repeat-containing protein At5g02620-like, whose product MDPQLYRAAKLGDVTLLRQVVNEDSTRLLRVTPQENTLLHVSVRFGHKSFVKEVYAALLQHNSSLEGDTAYSRSLSLLTQMNSVGDTALHVAARAGHASIAKFLIQKILPWLSSSHDIENGNSSPVGNRVRELAREKIRMRNKSKDTAMHQAVRRNDHEMVKLLTETDPELGHSNYDADEDGGESPLYLAARDGCLGIINQIFLICLSPAHGGPHGRTALHVAVVEEKLDVVKILLGKKGELVNKVDENGRTPLHYAVSKRCLKIVKQLLRHDTSCAYQLDKDGLSPLHIAALQSTINVFQELIQRCPDSGELLDKKRRSVLHFVVMSEDFKKIRFALQQVEFEEHLNQPDDDGNTPFHLAAGQGSLELMKQFLSNGIIDVKAINNKGQTATEIFVLLSPQGTLYSATIFSMVSLSLFSATMLALQTNYDAK is encoded by the exons ATGGATCCTCAACTCTACAGAGCTGCAAAACTTGGTGATGTCACACTTCTCAGACAAGTAGTGAATGAAGATTCTACTCGACTTCTGAGAGTAACTCCACAAGAGAACACTCTCCTTCACGTTTCTGTGAGGTTTGGTCACAAAAGCTTCGTAAAGGAAGTGTACGCTGCGCTTCTCCAACACAATTCAAGTTTAGAAGGCGACACAGCCTACAGCAGAAGCCTATCGCTTCTCACACAGATGAACTCAGTAGGTGATACTGCCCTTCATGTAGCGGCCAGAGCAGGCCATGCTTCCATAGCTAAATTTCTCATTCAAAAGATTCTTCCGTGGCTTTCTTCCAGCCATGACATTGAAAATGGAAATAGTTCACCTGTTGGAAACAGAGTAAGAGAACTCGCTCGTGAGAAGATAAGGATGAGAAACAAGAGCAAGGACACAGCCATGCACCAAGCTGTTCGAAGAAATGACCATGAGATGGTGAAGTTGCTGACTGAGACAGACCCTGAATTAGGGCATTCCAACTATGATGCTGATGAAGATGGTGGGGAGTCTCCACTCTACCTGGCTGCTAGAGATGGATGCTTGGGTATTATCAACCAGATCTTTCTCATTTGTCTATCTCCTGCTCATGGTGGACCCCATGGCCGGACGGCTTTACATGTGGCCGTTGTTGAGGAGAAGCTAg ATGTGGTGAAAATACTGCTAGGAAAGAAAGGAGAACTTGTGAATAAGGTAGATGAAAATGGAAGGACCCCTCTCCACTATGCGGTATCCAAACGATGCCTCAAGATAGTAAAGCAATTACTAAGGCATGATACTTCCTGTGCATATCAATTGGATAAAGATGGTCTCTCACCACTTCACATCGCTGCTCTTCAATCAACCATTAATGTATTTCAAGAGCTCATCCAACGCTGTCCAGATTCTGGGGAGTTGCTAGACAAGAAGCGTCGCagtgttcttcattttgttgtGATGAGTGAGGATTTTAAGAAAATCAGGTTTGCCTTACAACAAGTAGAGTTTGAGGAACACTTAAATCAaccagatgatgatggaaatacCCCATTTCACCTCGCGGCCGGTCAAGGCTCTCTTGAGCTTATGAAACAGTTTCTTTCAAATGGAATAATAGATGTAAAAGCCATCAACAACAAGGGCCAAACAGCTACTGAGATTTTTGTCCTACTCTCTCCTCAAGGCACACTTTATTCAGCCACAATATTTTCAATGGTGAGCCTTTCTCTATTTTCAGCCACAATGCTCGCATTACAAACCAATTATGATGCCAAATGA